The segment AGGGATTAATAACTTGGAGTAAAAAATTTCATAATGTTCAATTACCTGTAATTGATCAGATAAAAGATAAATATCCATTGATTATTTTAGCCGGAGACGCCGGTACAGGAAAAACAATTGCAGCAGAATCTATTGCTGACAGAATGGTAAGAGAGCTTAATAAAGAGGGCCATTTCCTAAAACTGAGTACTAGGGTGCGTGGTGAAGGTTTACATGGTCAAATGGGAAATTTGGTAAATGATGCATTTGCCGAATTAAAAACTCAGGCTGGTAAAAAAAGATTGGCATTTTTACTCATTGACGAGGCTGATGCAATTGCAACAACACGTTCAACTATGCAAATGCATCAAGAAGAAAAAGCAGCAGTAAACACACTAATTCAAAAGATTGATGAAATTAGAGAATTGGATGGTAGAGCTATTGTATTTATGTCTACAAACAGGTTACATTTTCTTGATGAAGCAATTCTAAGAAGAGCTGCAATAATTTTAGAATTTGAAAGACCGGATAAAGAGGAAAGAATTGCATTATTTGAAATGGGTTTAAAAGGAATTGACTTTTCAAAAGAACAGTTAGAATCATTAGCTAATTTGACTGGGCCAGAACAAAATGATGGATTAGGACATTCTTTCTCTGATATAAGATTACGCGTCTTACCGGAGGCTTTAGCAAATTCGTTTCCTGATAAAGCCTTAACTTACGAAATTTTAAGCGAAACAATAACCAAGATACAACCAAGTCCAAAAATAATATGATGCGATATATAATTAAATTTTGTTTAGGTGTAGTATTGATAATTGTCGGATACTATTTTGTATCCGACAATTTACAACCGGAAATTATCGGAGCTGGAATTCTTTTGTTGGTTGACTTACTAATTTTAGATGCTTTTTATGATTTAATTATTAATTGGAAAAGAATCTTTTTAGTGCTAAAGTGTAAATATTTGGGTTTTAGCAATCAATATATAAGATTTTCAATGTCATACCTATATCGGATTAAAGTCAATGATAAATACCTATTAGTTAAAAGTTCAAATTTTCCTCATTATCAACTTGTGGGTGGTAAATACAAAAGACTGAAGAGTACTCAAAGTTTATTACGAAAAGAGTTTGATGCTAAAGATGATATAAAACTGGCAACTAGTGGCCTTATGAAACATGATTATGCTTTATTTGTACCTGCAAAAAAAGCAATTAAATTTCTTGATTGGTTCAATACCAAACAAGACAGGGAGATTTCACATTGGCGAGAATTTTATGAGGAATTGGTTGATGGAAAAGGAAAAATCCTTTCAAGAGAAAATTTTCCATATGTGAATTATAATTATGTTGGTACAATAACAACTCCTATTAAACGGACTCCTGGGTGGAATTGTTACGAGATATTACAATATGATATTTTAGATTTAATTCCAAATAGTAAACAAAAAAAAGAACTTGAAGCTCTTTTAGAAAAAGGTGATACAGACTATATAAAATGGGCGGACACTGAATTAATAAATTCTTTAGGGCATTGTAATAAAACACAAAAATTACTTTATAAAATTGGAGGTCATACAAAGTGGGCGTTAAATATGAAATGGTCCAAAGATTAGATTAAATATACATTTATAAAGGTTATTAACCAAAAACATATGGACATCAATGAACTATTGTATCATAATCCGCTCACATTTTATGAGCACATATTATTAGGTCCGCTGACTCATGTCTACTATGGAAAAAAGCAAACCAATGTCCCAAGTTGGATGAATTATTCGAATCTGTTAATTGATAAATTTGCTATTCATTCGTCGTCATTTTTTCATTTATCAGAAGGAATTATTGAACACAAAGGTTCTACTGATAAGATTAAAATCAAAGGCTACGATTTATTTACTGTAAATTCAGTGTTCAGAGTAATGATAGAAACTTACATTACTTTCAATCATATTTTTGTTGAATCTAAATCAGAGTATGAAAAACAATTTCGATTTTACCTATGGAAAATTGATGGTCTGTTTGAAAAAAAGAAGTTCAAAATCGACTATGAAAGCCTACCTGAACTAAAACCGGTTCAAGAAAAAGACAAACAGGAACTTTCAGAAATGCTAGAA is part of the Flavobacterium sangjuense genome and harbors:
- a CDS encoding SMODS-associated NUDIX domain-containing protein, with translation MMRYIIKFCLGVVLIIVGYYFVSDNLQPEIIGAGILLLVDLLILDAFYDLIINWKRIFLVLKCKYLGFSNQYIRFSMSYLYRIKVNDKYLLVKSSNFPHYQLVGGKYKRLKSTQSLLRKEFDAKDDIKLATSGLMKHDYALFVPAKKAIKFLDWFNTKQDREISHWREFYEELVDGKGKILSRENFPYVNYNYVGTITTPIKRTPGWNCYEILQYDILDLIPNSKQKKELEALLEKGDTDYIKWADTELINSLGHCNKTQKLLYKIGGHTKWALNMKWSKD
- a CDS encoding AAA family ATPase is translated as MASIFDNATVLPSASIQEKTKNLVGFEKKFNRIYTNLKLLLDQEGLITWSKKFHNVQLPVIDQIKDKYPLIILAGDAGTGKTIAAESIADRMVRELNKEGHFLKLSTRVRGEGLHGQMGNLVNDAFAELKTQAGKKRLAFLLIDEADAIATTRSTMQMHQEEKAAVNTLIQKIDEIRELDGRAIVFMSTNRLHFLDEAILRRAAIILEFERPDKEERIALFEMGLKGIDFSKEQLESLANLTGPEQNDGLGHSFSDIRLRVLPEALANSFPDKALTYEILSETITKIQPSPKII
- a CDS encoding DUF5677 domain-containing protein, encoding MDINELLYHNPLTFYEHILLGPLTHVYYGKKQTNVPSWMNYSNLLIDKFAIHSSSFFHLSEGIIEHKGSTDKIKIKGYDLFTVNSVFRVMIETYITFNHIFVESKSEYEKQFRFYLWKIDGLFEKKKFKIDYESLPELKPVQEKDKQELSEMLELVKKNPFYNSLEPSELAKIYDPEKRKSLWKFAIAENNKIRPLKIIELVEQICKTDAFINAYKYSSVHSHSGFISIEHFEKTRSKPISDKYTDPLTRLAIYLTALIIEDICIIDENARIQFLSLPAFFQDFITGINKSIRA